The genome window GTGTGAGGCGCTAAAGTGTTCTGCGGTGAGGATGTCGTGGAGATTCCAGATTACGGGCCGCATTGCAACCCTGCCGGCCAGCGCACTGACTATGAGTGCCTTCTGTGAATTGGCATAAATCACATCGAACTTACGCGACAGTTTGCGCAGCCGCATCACCATCTGGAAAATGCCTGGAATCGATTTAAGGTCTTTCATTTTACCGCCAGCGCGTTCCACTCCCATCACTGAAGCAGGCGCCTGTAGGATCGATGCCGGTATTGCCTCCTCTTTCAATCGATCCATAAATGGGCCATCTTCAAAGAGGACAACCTGCGCGTTGTGGCGCATGTGGCGTACAACATCGAGAAGGTACAATTCTGCGCCACCCAATACGCCGGCGTGATCTACAAAAAGTGTTCTTGCCATCAGGAAACCACCTCTGCATAAACGTTGCGGATTTGCCGCGCAATCACGGGCCAGTCAAACCGGGCGCGCACATAATCCTGACAGGCTTCGCTTGAGGGCAAAGGCAGCGCGCCTGAAATGGCATCGTTGACGTAATTTGCGAGAGTTTTCACCTCCGAGTCGGGCAGAATAAGATCTGCAGATAAATCCCGTACCGTCTCCGGCAAGCCGCCCACATTTGTTACCAGCACCGGTGTCCCTGCCGCCATTGATTCTACCGTAATGAGGCCAAAGCCTTCAAGGGCAACCGTTGGCACAATCGAGAAATTTGCAGCGCGGTAGGCAAGCGGTAAATCCGCATCGGGCACAAAGCCCAGGAGTTTGACGTGTGCGCTAAGGTCAGCCGCTTTAATCCGGTCTTCCAACTCAGCACGAATGGGCCCACTGCCGGCTATATGCAACAACGCATCCGGATGTTTTTGCCTCACCTGCACCATGGCAGCAATCAGGTTTTCGAGCCCCATCCGCCGCGCCAACCGCCGCACAACAAACACAATCGGGCGGTCTTGCACCCAGCCAAGTTTTTCGCGGGCAGCTTCCATAGACAAGCCGGTATCAAACCGATCAGCCTGTACGCCGCCCTGGACTTTCCGGATTTTACTCGGATCGATGTTGTAGTTGTTTACCAGCAAGTCTCGGAACGCGTCCGAAAGCACGACAAAACGCTCAGCACTTTTGTATACGGTGCGCTCCAGGGCCCACTTTGCTTTCACTGCCAGGCGCCCTTCCCCCTCAGCCTGCGACTCTGCAGACCATGGCCCATGAAAATGCATCACAAGCGGGTAATCACGGATGTACTTCAGAATGGGATAGGTAAAGAGTGCAAAATGAGAAGCTACGAGGTCGAAGTTGTTCGACTTGAGTTCGTCGCGCAAAGTGCTGCGCAAAGAGCCTATGCGGCGGCGCAGCGATTCATCTTTTGCGGCAAACGAATGCACGGTCTGCCGGGAGTCAGTTGCAACATTGTCAGAACCTACCACGAGGCCGCGCACATCAACGCCGGCTTCCGGCAAATTGCGGCTGAGCGCATAAAATACGCGGTCGAGGCCGTTCCCCTTTTCTTCCGGAAGCCAACCCACACCAATTTGCAGGGACTTTATCGTTTTAACGTCAGCTATTTCCACGGTAATGATCTTAAGCTTGGAATAGACTTGCGATTGTTGCGACGGGCAAGTGAAGGGCACGATATCCTGACGGACATCTAGGAGTAGCCATATCGCGACTTGGTGATGCCCGTTAGCATGCTGGCGAGCGTTTTACTGGATTGCGGAAGCCGGGTCTTCCATTTTTCGTCGAGTACAATCCCCCGCTTTTCATAGCGCATCGGATTGCCGGCGATGGTATGCACGCTGCCCAACCGAAAATTCTCAACGGCATTGGCTTCGTATTCACACCCAATTTTGTCACATACTTGCGCAAACGTACCTTCAGGATCGGTTGCTAGCGTCTCATAATTAATGAGTAGGTAATCTTTGTCATCCAGCACATTGGCCGCTATACGCGAGAACAGCACGTTCTGGATATTCCATGCAACAGACTGGCGTGCTGTGTAATAGAGCCGTTTGTGCAGGTTAAATTCCTTTTCGTCGAGGATCAGCGACTTGGTGACCGAATAGATAAACGCTTTCGGGTTCTTCACCATGTGGATGACTTTGATATTGAATAGCCCAGAATGTACCAACCAAAGGAGGCGGTATGGATCTTTAGACGCATCCACAATCCACTCTGGCGCCTCGCCCTGTTGCTCTCGCATTACATCCAGGAAATTGCTAAAAATCTCGTAGTTGTTGCGGCCATATATTTCAATCTCTTTCCGCTCTTTGGCGCTGATTGACTTGTTGGGGTCAAAGCTACTCAGTCGGGACATTCGCAGG of Bacteroidota bacterium contains these proteins:
- a CDS encoding glycosyltransferase family 4 protein, with translation MADVKTIKSLQIGVGWLPEEKGNGLDRVFYALSRNLPEAGVDVRGLVVGSDNVATDSRQTVHSFAAKDESLRRRIGSLRSTLRDELKSNNFDLVASHFALFTYPILKYIRDYPLVMHFHGPWSAESQAEGEGRLAVKAKWALERTVYKSAERFVVLSDAFRDLLVNNYNIDPSKIRKVQGGVQADRFDTGLSMEAAREKLGWVQDRPIVFVVRRLARRMGLENLIAAMVQVRQKHPDALLHIAGSGPIRAELEDRIKAADLSAHVKLLGFVPDADLPLAYRAANFSIVPTVALEGFGLITVESMAAGTPVLVTNVGGLPETVRDLSADLILPDSEVKTLANYVNDAISGALPLPSSEACQDYVRARFDWPVIARQIRNVYAEVVS
- a CDS encoding sulfotransferase; its protein translation is MSSDSKINLVYIASIGRSGSTLLESMLGAHTQIQTMGELHIWPHEIEGGGIRPCGCGKYVDDCEFWSEVRRRVDPIKQPSPGLSFFREKHNAGRTLRMSRLSSFDPNKSISAKERKEIEIYGRNNYEIFSNFLDVMREQQGEAPEWIVDASKDPYRLLWLVHSGLFNIKVIHMVKNPKAFIYSVTKSLILDEKEFNLHKRLYYTARQSVAWNIQNVLFSRIAANVLDDKDYLLINYETLATDPEGTFAQVCDKIGCEYEANAVENFRLGSVHTIAGNPMRYEKRGIVLDEKWKTRLPQSSKTLASMLTGITKSRYGYS